The proteins below come from a single Vibrio diazotrophicus genomic window:
- a CDS encoding AraC family transcriptional regulator gives MKRDNSTRFKQNSVLPWVELRVANKSNACYGAHSHDEFSFGVIRQGCAVYKNRNKSHVIGVGDLVTINPSDIHSCNPEQDVWSYSMLFVNAFKMGQMQQDVLREKSQCISLDYQPFNADYERNESLKHQYLALFSALEDESSSLNIESCFYDFVESSLYKSSSIKEGKRLAPPIKRIKEKLLDGIAEHHELESLAKEAGMSRYQLLRAFKTQYGLPPYAYLMDEKIKRSKVMLRTGNSLTEVAHSLGFSDQAHFQRQFKKRLAVTPKYYQSHFIGM, from the coding sequence ATGAAAAGAGATAACAGTACTCGTTTTAAGCAAAATTCAGTTCTTCCGTGGGTAGAATTGCGAGTTGCTAATAAGAGCAACGCTTGCTACGGAGCTCACTCGCATGACGAGTTTTCCTTTGGTGTTATTCGCCAAGGTTGTGCTGTTTATAAAAATCGAAACAAATCTCATGTTATAGGGGTTGGAGACTTAGTAACAATTAACCCTTCTGATATTCATTCCTGTAATCCAGAGCAAGATGTATGGTCCTATAGCATGTTGTTTGTTAATGCTTTTAAAATGGGGCAGATGCAGCAAGATGTCTTACGTGAGAAAAGTCAGTGTATTAGCTTAGACTACCAGCCTTTCAACGCTGATTATGAACGCAATGAATCCCTGAAACATCAATATCTAGCACTATTTTCTGCATTAGAAGATGAGTCTTCTAGCTTGAACATAGAGTCTTGTTTTTATGATTTTGTTGAGTCCAGTCTCTACAAATCGAGTTCAATCAAAGAAGGAAAACGCCTCGCTCCTCCTATCAAGCGTATCAAGGAAAAGTTACTTGATGGAATAGCAGAGCATCATGAACTTGAGAGCTTAGCGAAGGAAGCCGGGATGAGTCGATACCAGTTACTTAGAGCATTTAAGACCCAGTACGGGCTACCTCCTTACGCCTATTTGATGGATGAGAAGATAAAACGTTCTAAGGTGATGTTGAGGACGGGAAACTCTCTAACAGAGGTGGCTCATAGTTTAGGCTTTTCAGATCAAGCTCACTTCCAACGCCAGTTTAAAAAGCGTTTGGCGGTTACTCCCAAATATTACCAGTCACATTTTATTGGTATGTGA
- a CDS encoding DUF2938 domain-containing protein, with product MDTMDWLQTILIGIGATLIMDAWACFQKRVLRIQSLDYALVARWVSLIPRGQLIHHTIMDTTPIQGEKILGWSLHYLIGIVFALVHVLLLGEVWLVDPHILPALITGIVTLIFPFIIIQPCLGFGVAASKTPSPWKARGLSLLAHSFYGIGLFWSALVLNYRFL from the coding sequence ATGGATACAATGGACTGGCTACAAACAATTTTGATTGGTATTGGTGCCACTCTAATTATGGATGCATGGGCATGTTTTCAAAAACGAGTACTACGAATTCAGTCTCTCGATTATGCACTTGTAGCTCGGTGGGTAAGTTTAATACCAAGAGGTCAGTTGATTCACCATACAATAATGGACACAACACCTATACAAGGAGAAAAAATTTTGGGTTGGAGCCTACATTATTTGATAGGTATCGTTTTCGCCTTAGTTCATGTATTACTATTGGGCGAAGTATGGCTAGTTGATCCGCATATACTTCCAGCTCTAATAACTGGTATCGTTACCCTGATTTTTCCTTTCATCATCATCCAACCTTGCCTGGGCTTTGGGGTTGCAGCGAGCAAAACTCCCTCTCCATGGAAAGCTAGGGGACTCAGTTTATTGGCTCACAGCTTCTATGGAATTGGCCTATTCTGGTCGGCTTTGGTATTGAACTATCGTTTCTTGTGA
- the gcvP gene encoding aminomethyl-transferring glycine dehydrogenase produces MTELLHSLSTQNEFVARHNGPNHNDQAKMLATIKAESLTALIADTVPSNIRLESPLNLAPAKSEADMLAAMRVFAEQNQVKRTFIGQGYYNTFTPNVILRNVLENPGWYTAYTPYQPEISQGRLESLLNYQQMVMDLTGMDIANASLLDEATAAAEAMTLCQRAGKSKSNGFFVADDVHPQTIEVVKTRAEFFGFEVIIGAIDCLAEQDVFGALVQYPSTTGEVRDLTDIIEKAHANKTLVTVATDLLASTLLKPAGEMGADVVIGSAQRFGVPMGYGGPHAAFMATREAYKRTMPGRVIGVSIDSKGNQALRMAMQTREQHIRREKATSNICTAQALLANMASFYAVYHGAEGLLKIARRTHHLTAILAAGLTKSGYELAHNSFFDTITINTGSKTEAVYLKAQQADINLRKLPNQLGISFDETTTLADIEALFAIFDVKEDISELSNTIASNEYAAIPENCRRASKYLTHPVFNTHRSETQMMRYLKKLENKDFSLTHGMIPLGSCTMKLNAAAEMIPVTWPEFGALHPFAPKAQAAGYTALANDLKEKLCEITGYDAFSLQPNSGASGEYAGLLAIQRYHQSRGEGHRNVCLIPSSAHGTNPATASMVSLKVVVVKCDENGNIDLGDLADKIEKHKDNLSSIMITYPSTHGVYEEQVREVCDMVHAAGGQVYLDGANMNAQVGLTSPGFIGSDVSHLNLHKTFCIPHGGGGPGMGPIGVKSHLAPFLPGHIEGGVEGTDYAVSAADIGSASILPISWAYIAMMGTEGLTDATKVAILNANYVMERLRPHYPVLYRGKNGRVAHECIIDIRPLKEETGISEEDIAKRLMDYGFHAPTMSFPVAGTLMVEPTESEDLAELDRFCDAMIAIREEINQVHNGVWPLENNPLVNAPHTQVDLSSTEWDHPYSREIACFPSKQTKDSKYWPTVNRVDNVYGDRNLICSCPSIESYE; encoded by the coding sequence ATGACTGAACTACTTCATAGCCTAAGCACGCAAAATGAATTTGTTGCTCGACACAATGGACCTAATCATAACGATCAAGCAAAGATGCTTGCCACCATCAAGGCTGAGAGCTTAACCGCACTTATCGCAGATACGGTTCCATCAAACATTCGCCTAGAATCTCCGCTTAATCTTGCTCCAGCAAAAAGCGAAGCAGACATGCTTGCTGCTATGCGTGTTTTCGCAGAGCAAAACCAAGTCAAAAGAACATTCATTGGTCAGGGTTACTACAACACTTTCACGCCAAACGTAATCTTACGTAACGTGCTTGAAAATCCAGGCTGGTACACCGCATATACACCATACCAACCAGAGATCTCTCAAGGTCGTTTAGAGTCTTTGTTGAATTACCAGCAAATGGTAATGGATTTAACGGGTATGGACATTGCCAACGCATCACTACTTGATGAAGCTACAGCGGCAGCTGAAGCAATGACTCTGTGTCAACGCGCAGGTAAGAGCAAGAGCAACGGCTTCTTTGTAGCGGATGATGTTCATCCACAAACTATCGAAGTGGTGAAGACTCGTGCAGAGTTCTTTGGTTTTGAAGTTATTATCGGCGCAATCGATTGCCTTGCAGAGCAAGATGTTTTCGGTGCACTTGTTCAATACCCTAGCACTACAGGTGAAGTTCGCGATTTAACCGATATCATCGAAAAAGCACACGCAAACAAAACGTTAGTAACAGTAGCCACAGATCTTTTGGCGAGCACCCTTCTAAAACCAGCAGGTGAAATGGGCGCAGACGTAGTGATCGGTTCTGCTCAGCGCTTTGGCGTGCCTATGGGTTACGGCGGTCCGCATGCTGCGTTTATGGCAACTCGCGAAGCATACAAACGTACTATGCCAGGCCGTGTTATCGGTGTATCGATTGACAGCAAAGGCAACCAAGCTCTTCGTATGGCAATGCAGACTCGCGAACAACATATTCGTCGTGAGAAAGCGACTTCGAACATCTGTACAGCTCAGGCTCTGCTTGCAAACATGGCTTCTTTCTACGCGGTATACCATGGCGCAGAAGGTTTATTGAAGATTGCTCGTCGTACACATCATTTAACTGCAATTCTTGCCGCTGGTTTAACTAAATCAGGCTACGAGCTTGCACACAATAGCTTCTTCGACACGATTACTATCAATACTGGTAGCAAGACTGAAGCAGTCTATCTAAAAGCACAACAAGCGGATATCAACTTACGCAAACTTCCAAATCAGCTTGGTATTAGCTTCGATGAAACTACAACACTTGCAGATATTGAAGCTTTGTTTGCTATCTTCGACGTTAAAGAAGATATTTCTGAACTTTCAAACACAATCGCAAGTAATGAATACGCCGCTATTCCTGAGAACTGCCGTCGTGCATCTAAGTATCTAACTCACCCAGTGTTTAACACACACCGCAGTGAAACGCAGATGATGCGTTACCTGAAGAAGCTTGAAAATAAAGATTTCTCTCTGACTCACGGTATGATTCCACTAGGCAGTTGTACCATGAAACTGAACGCGGCTGCAGAGATGATCCCAGTGACATGGCCTGAGTTCGGAGCACTACACCCGTTTGCGCCAAAAGCACAAGCTGCTGGTTATACAGCTCTAGCGAATGATCTGAAAGAGAAGCTATGTGAGATTACAGGCTACGATGCATTTTCTCTTCAGCCAAACTCAGGTGCTTCAGGCGAGTATGCTGGCCTACTTGCGATTCAACGTTACCACCAAAGCCGTGGTGAAGGTCATCGCAACGTATGTTTAATCCCAAGCTCTGCACATGGTACTAACCCAGCTACAGCATCAATGGTTTCATTGAAAGTGGTTGTAGTTAAATGTGATGAGAACGGAAACATCGATTTGGGCGACCTTGCAGATAAGATTGAAAAACACAAAGACAATCTATCAAGCATTATGATCACTTACCCTTCTACACACGGTGTTTACGAAGAGCAAGTACGTGAAGTTTGTGACATGGTACATGCAGCAGGCGGTCAGGTTTACCTAGACGGTGCAAACATGAACGCTCAGGTTGGCCTAACTTCCCCGGGCTTCATTGGCTCAGATGTTTCGCACCTGAACCTGCATAAAACGTTCTGTATTCCACACGGTGGTGGCGGTCCGGGTATGGGACCAATTGGCGTTAAGTCTCACTTAGCACCATTCCTACCGGGTCACATCGAAGGTGGTGTTGAAGGCACCGACTATGCGGTTTCAGCAGCCGATATCGGCAGTGCATCTATTCTTCCTATTTCATGGGCATATATTGCAATGATGGGAACAGAAGGCCTAACTGATGCAACCAAAGTGGCCATTCTGAACGCTAACTATGTGATGGAACGCCTACGCCCACACTACCCAGTATTGTACCGTGGTAAAAATGGCCGTGTAGCCCATGAATGTATTATCGACATTCGCCCATTAAAAGAAGAAACAGGTATCAGCGAAGAAGACATAGCTAAGCGTTTAATGGACTACGGATTCCATGCACCAACTATGTCCTTCCCTGTTGCTGGTACATTAATGGTAGAGCCAACGGAGTCTGAAGATTTAGCTGAGCTAGACCGTTTCTGTGATGCAATGATCGCAATTCGTGAAGAAATCAACCAAGTTCATAACGGTGTTTGGCCACTGGAAAACAACCCATTGGTTAACGCTCCTCATACTCAAGTTGATCTATCAAGCACAGAGTGGGATCACCCATATTCACGTGAGATTGCTTGCTTCCCAAGTAAGCAAACAAAAGATTCGAAATACTGGCCAACAGTTAACCGAGTAGACAACGTCTATGGCGACCGTAACCTAATCTGTTCTTGCCCTAGTATTGAAAGCTACGAGTAG
- a CDS encoding DUF1611 domain-containing protein: MPISTPKLINIFKLTRSENVETNNDTHRIAPWLPLAQKVKPIIPSAIIYCEGNFGKIDGKTANGLVRHSLNYRILSVIDSESASLDTGEVLDNKANGIPILANTEEAINHAESIPDYFIFGIAPSSGFLSDIDKSIILNAMSLGMNIVNGLHEFLTDDPLFLEASLKNNVRILDTRKPKNKSDMKTFSGTIHSVKCPRIAVMGTDCALGKRTTATILASELTKKGLNVVLIATGQTGIMQGAQYCVALDAVPSQFCAGELESVIVQAYEKEDPDLIIIEGQGALSHPAFSTSAFILRGSCPTGVILQHAPKRLYRIDFPDCPMPTIASEINLIETFSNTNVIGLTLNHEGMSLDETYRAIDRYNTEFGIPVTDALSQPVEHLLNIVVSAFPIIASKLAGKE; this comes from the coding sequence ATGCCCATTTCAACCCCAAAGTTAATAAACATATTCAAACTCACTAGAAGTGAAAATGTAGAAACTAACAATGACACCCACCGTATAGCACCTTGGTTACCGCTAGCTCAGAAAGTAAAACCTATCATCCCGTCTGCGATTATATATTGTGAAGGTAATTTCGGTAAAATTGATGGTAAAACAGCTAATGGTCTAGTTAGGCATTCATTAAACTATCGTATTCTATCGGTTATTGATAGTGAATCTGCCAGCTTAGATACTGGAGAAGTACTAGATAACAAAGCCAATGGAATACCTATCCTTGCTAATACAGAAGAGGCTATCAATCACGCAGAAAGCATTCCCGACTACTTCATTTTTGGTATTGCGCCATCAAGTGGCTTTTTATCTGACATAGATAAAAGCATCATTTTAAATGCCATGTCACTAGGAATGAACATTGTTAATGGTTTACATGAATTTCTTACCGATGATCCTCTATTTTTAGAAGCTAGCTTAAAGAATAACGTTCGAATATTAGATACTCGCAAACCCAAAAATAAAAGTGACATGAAAACGTTTAGCGGGACAATACACAGCGTTAAATGTCCGAGAATTGCTGTAATGGGAACGGATTGTGCGCTAGGAAAACGAACAACAGCAACAATATTGGCAAGTGAACTAACAAAAAAAGGCCTTAACGTTGTTCTTATTGCCACCGGTCAAACGGGCATTATGCAAGGCGCACAATACTGCGTTGCACTTGATGCTGTTCCTTCACAATTTTGTGCTGGTGAGTTGGAATCTGTCATTGTACAGGCCTATGAGAAAGAGGACCCGGACTTGATTATTATTGAAGGGCAAGGAGCCTTGAGTCACCCTGCGTTTTCAACCAGCGCTTTTATCTTACGTGGCAGTTGTCCTACAGGTGTAATATTACAACACGCCCCTAAGCGTTTATATCGTATTGATTTTCCTGATTGCCCAATGCCCACTATTGCCTCGGAAATCAATCTTATCGAAACATTTTCTAATACCAATGTAATTGGACTAACGCTCAATCATGAAGGTATGTCTTTGGATGAAACATACCGTGCGATAGATAGGTATAACACCGAATTTGGTATACCTGTTACTGATGCATTATCACAACCTGTTGAACATCTACTGAACATCGTAGTGTCAGCCTTCCCTATAATCGCAAGTAAACTGGCCGGAAAAGAGTGA
- a CDS encoding helix-turn-helix domain-containing protein: MDIATVSSESGLKPSTLRYYEKLGLIHSIGRKGLRRQYAPNVLNKLNIISLGRLAGLSLSEISTMFNENDELAIDRVLLTQKTIEIDAQIKRLKAVRDSLNHVATCPQPSHLECPSFQKMMKSVKHYMS; encoded by the coding sequence ATGGATATTGCGACCGTGTCTAGTGAGTCTGGGTTAAAACCTTCAACACTGAGATATTATGAAAAACTCGGACTTATTCATTCTATTGGTAGAAAAGGGCTACGACGACAATACGCGCCAAATGTGTTGAATAAACTGAATATTATCTCCTTAGGGCGTTTGGCTGGATTATCACTAAGTGAAATTTCAACGATGTTTAATGAAAACGATGAATTGGCTATTGATCGAGTTTTGCTTACTCAAAAAACGATAGAGATTGATGCGCAAATTAAACGGCTAAAAGCGGTACGAGATAGCCTAAATCATGTAGCAACTTGCCCTCAACCATCTCACTTAGAGTGCCCATCATTCCAAAAAATGATGAAGTCAGTTAAGCACTATATGTCTTAG
- the gcvH gene encoding glycine cleavage system protein GcvH, which translates to MDNTLKFTESHEWVRDNGDGTVTIGISEHAQEMLGDVVFVELPETDTEIDAGDSFSLVESVKAASDIYAPVSGVVVEVNEELQDSPELINEEPYEGGWIVKVKMSDPAELDDLKDAEEYLSSIEED; encoded by the coding sequence ATGGACAATACACTGAAGTTTACAGAAAGCCATGAATGGGTTCGTGACAACGGTGATGGCACTGTAACTATCGGTATTTCTGAGCACGCTCAAGAAATGCTGGGTGATGTGGTTTTCGTTGAGCTACCAGAAACAGATACAGAGATTGATGCTGGAGACAGTTTTTCACTTGTTGAATCTGTAAAAGCAGCTTCTGATATCTATGCACCAGTATCTGGTGTGGTAGTTGAAGTAAATGAAGAGCTACAAGATAGCCCTGAGCTTATCAACGAAGAACCTTATGAAGGTGGCTGGATTGTGAAAGTAAAAATGTCCGATCCTGCAGAGCTAGACGATCTTAAAGATGCCGAAGAGTATCTGAGCTCAATCGAAGAAGACTAA
- a CDS encoding LysE family translocator, whose product MESIFVAMVSFAFVGAVTPGPVNLIAASTVAQRGKNVAVTYVLGASIAYTIVVFITGITLNTFVEWLPKVELWMQFIASAFLCYLAYKLYSAPLESLSVEDGHHLGWANGALVQLLNPKAWLVAMSGVSLFVVGQNEQQSWLWMYTLVSLIACLVGVGIWAVVGSMLTNYLNGKRRQQIFNRVMAMILLVSVIMIWN is encoded by the coding sequence ATGGAAAGTATATTTGTCGCGATGGTTAGTTTCGCATTTGTTGGCGCAGTTACTCCTGGCCCTGTGAACCTCATTGCAGCTTCGACGGTCGCTCAACGCGGTAAAAATGTCGCAGTAACGTATGTGTTAGGAGCTTCGATAGCTTATACAATTGTTGTGTTTATCACTGGTATTACTCTAAATACCTTTGTTGAGTGGTTGCCCAAGGTCGAGCTTTGGATGCAGTTTATAGCGAGTGCATTCCTATGCTATCTTGCCTACAAGTTATATTCGGCTCCTTTGGAAAGTTTGAGTGTCGAAGATGGGCATCATTTAGGTTGGGCAAATGGGGCTTTGGTTCAGTTGTTAAACCCCAAAGCTTGGTTAGTGGCTATGTCAGGTGTTAGCCTTTTTGTTGTTGGACAGAACGAACAACAGTCATGGTTATGGATGTACACATTAGTTTCACTAATTGCTTGCTTGGTCGGTGTAGGCATATGGGCAGTAGTTGGTTCAATGCTCACCAATTACCTAAATGGCAAAAGAAGACAACAGATATTTAATCGAGTAATGGCGATGATACTACTTGTGTCTGTAATCATGATTTGGAACTGA